The genome window GACCGAGCTCCTTGGCCAGCACCGCCAGCGAACCCATGAAGGTGCCGCAAATGCCGAGAACATGGATATGCATGAATGACCTCAAAAACGCGCCCAAAAAAGCGCTACAGACAAGCTGCGGCAGGTTAGCACAAGCACCCGCGCTGCCACCAAGACGATCAGCGACTGCCGGCAGCACACCGGCACAAGCAAAAGTCCAATGGGCAGCGTAGCGACTTGCAGCCATGCTGCTAAGGTTAATCCGTTCAAAGTCGCACTGTGGAGCTGAACTTCAGTCTGCTGCACAGACTCGAATACCTACCACCCGGACCACGTGAGGAAAGCATCATGCGTTATGCCCAACCCGGAACACCGGATGCCGTCGTATCCTTCAAGTCACGCTATGGCAACTACATTGGCGGCAACTTCGTTGCCCCGGTCAAAGGTCAGTATTTCAACAATACTTCGCCGGTCAACGGCCAGTTGATTGCCGAATTCCCCCGCTCCAGCGCCGAAGACATTGAACTGGCGCTGGATGCCGCCCACGCAGCCGCCGATGCCTGGGGCAAGACCCCGGCGCAGGATCGCGCGCTGGTGCTGCTGAAGATTGCCGACCGCATCGAAGCCAATCTGGAACTGCTCGCCGTCACCGAAACCTGGGACAACGGCAAGGCCGTGCGCGAAACCCTGAACGCCGACGTGCCGCTGGCTGCCGATCACTTCCGCTACTTTGCCGGCTGCATCCGTGCCCAGGAAGGCAGCGCCGCCGAGATCAACGAACACACCGCCGCCTACCACTTCCACGAACCGCTCGGCGTGGTCGGCCAGATCATCCCGTGGAACTTCCCGCTGCTGATGGCTGCCTGGAAACTGGCCCCGGCGCTGGCAGCCGGCAACTGCGTGGTACTCAAGCCCGCCGAGCAGACGCCGCTGTCGATCACCGTGTTCGCCGAACTGATCAATGACCTGCTGCCACCCGGCGTGCTGAACATCGTGCAGGGCTTTGGCCGCGAAGCCGGCGAGGCCCTGGCCACCAGCAAGCGCATTGCCAAGATCGCCTTCACCGGTTCCACCCCGGTCGGCTCGCACATCCTCAAGTGCGCGGCGGAGAACATCATCCCCAGCACCGTGGAACTGGGCGGCAAGTCGCCGAACATCTTCTTCGAAGACATCATGCAGGCCGAGCCGAGCTTCATCGAGAAGGCCGCCGAAGGTCTGGTACTGGCCTTCTTCAATCAGGGCGAAGTCTGCACCTGCCCGTCCCGTGCGCTGGTGCAGGAATCTATCTATCCGGCGTTCATGGCCGAGGTAATGAAAAAAGTTGCCAAGATCAAGCGCGGCGACCCGTTGGACACCGACACCATGGTCGGCGCCCAGGCCTCCGAACAGCAATTCGACAAGATCCTCGGTTATCTGGAAATCGCCAAACAGGAAGGTGCCGAACTGCTCACCGGCGGCGCCATCGAAAAGCTCGAAGGCAATCTGGCCACGGGGTATTACATCCAGCCGACCCTGCTCAAGGGCAACAACAGGATGCGCGTATTCCAGGAGGAAATCTTCGGCCCGGTGGTCAGCATCACCACCTTCAAGGACGAAGCCGAAGCGCTGGCAATCGCCAATGACACCGAGTTCGGCCTCGGCGCCGGCGTCTGGACCCGCGACATCAACCGTGCCTACCGTATGGGCCGGGCGATCAAGGCCGGACGGGTGTGGACCAACTGCTACCACCTGTATCCGGCGCATGCCGCATTCGGTGGCTACAAGAAATCCGGGGTCGGCCGCGAAACCCACAAAATGATGCTCGACCACTACCAGCAGACCAAGAACCTGCTGGTCAGCTATGACATCAACCCGCTCGGCTTTTTCTGAAGCCTCCGGCGCGCCGGCCTGACCGTGCGCGCCAACACCCATACAGAAGTTGCCCGGCATACCGGCAGTCGACCAATGGCTATAGCGCATTCAGTGGCCAGCTTCCGGCAATGCCCCTATAATCGCGTCCACTTTTCTCGCATCTGGCTGATGCACTCAGCCTCCTCGGAGTAAAAACCATGAGCTATAGCAAGATTCCGGCTGGCAAAGACCTGCCAAACGATATCTACGTCGCCATCGAGATCCCGGCCAACCACCAGCCGATCAAGTACGAAATCGATCACGATACCGACTGCCTGATGGTCGACCGCTTCATGGCCACACCGATGTTCTACCCGGCCAACTACGGCTTCATCCCGCACACCCTGGCCGACGACGGTGATCCGCTCGACGTGCTGGTAGTCACCCCCTACCCGGTAGCTCCCGGCTCGGTAATCCGTGCCCGCCCGATCGGCGTGCTGCACATGACCGACGAAGCCGGCGGCGACGCCAAACTGATCGCCGTACCGCATGACAAGCTCAGCCAGCTGTATGTGGACGTCAAGGAATACACCGACCTGCCGCCATTGCTGCTCGAGCAGATCAAGCACTTCTTCGAGCACTACAAGGATCTGGAGAAGGGCAAGTGGGTAAAAGTTGAAGGCTGGGGCAACGCTGACGCCGCCCGTGCCGAAATCACCAAATCGGTTGCGGCCTACCAGAAGTAAGCCAAGACCAAAACCTGAAGCCGGCCCACAAGGCCGGCTTTTTATTGCTTACGAGTTAACAACTGTAAAATATCATTTGCCATAGCGCGCATAATGCGCTCACGTGAATAAGTTTCAACAAAAGAAGTTCGCTCAACACTCTCCATACATAATCCATTCAAACATTGCACTGCTTGCAAAGCGTCACAAGGCGTGAATGTTACAGCGTTAGATATTTCTCTATCTATAAACTCAGCAGCATACCCGCCAACACCTGCCCAGATAGGTTTCCCAGTAGCAGCATACTCAAATAGCTTCGAAGGTAGCACTCGCTCAAAAGCTTTTAATGTATTTAAGTGCAGAAAAAGAATATCCGCGTCCCGATACATGCGAACTAATTGACATCTTGCTACTGGAGAAATAATTTCAACATTATCCAAACCGTTGACCAAAACAGCTTCCTGTAAAGCCTCTAACTGCCCGCCCGCACCTACGATTCGAAAGTAAGCGCGCCCCTTTAGCTGCTTAGCCAGCTCAGGTACGATCAAATGAAGGCCTTGCCCATCACCAACATTCCCTGCGTAAAAAATCTGAAGAGGGCTAGGCGAGTCATTACTTCGCAAGGCTTTTAATGGGAGGTTTACAAACTTAGCATCAACACCGTTCGAGTGAATTGAAAAGCACTGTTCAGGGTACTTTGGCTTAAAGTAATTTAAAAACCCTTTACTAACTAGATTCACTTTGTCTGCTCGACTAACAGTCCAACGCTCTAAAGCACTGAAGAATGCAGTGAAAATATTAGACAGTGGTGATTCAAATAACCCGCTAATGCTCTCAACAAAAATATCACGTATATCAAGATAAAGTTTTGCGCCCTGCCTATAAGCTATCAATCGTCCCAGCGCAGCCGTCATCAATCGAGACGACGTAGCCACCACCAAATCATATTCCGCCTCAGACGCTAGACGACTTGCTTTACGTGCATAGCGAATGAATGCTACTGCTTGATTAAAAAAACCATTTCGATATTTCGGCAAAGAAATTCGACGTATCCATAGCCCGTCCCCAGCCTCAATAGAACTCGTTTTATCTGCGTGCTGCTGATAGCGATTTGGCTGCGTCGTCAGCACATCTATATGCAAATTTGACCCGCCAACTTCCTGCAATGCTTTAACTAGCGCAGAAGCGCGAAATGAACCCGCGGCTAAATCCGGAGGATAAAAAAATGTAAGGACAAGTATGCGCCGAATCATAAAAGTAAGATCCCACCAGAACCGAATAGTTTTTAGATCAAAACGGCAATCACATTTAACGCTTTAGCGCAACGCAGAACCAATTACTCCTTATATTCCATGTGACTGAATCAGGCCTGCCATAAGCTAATCCACCATGCCACACTAAAAACACCAAATCACCTCAAAATCTGATCATATAATCCAATCAACACAAACTCCTGCGACTCCCAACTGAGTGCGGCAGCTGCCTGCTGCGCACGGGCAGAGTAATACCTGCGCTCGGTTTCATCTACTACCAACTCTCGCAATGCTGCTTCTAGCGCTTCACAATTCCCGGCAGGCACTAAAATACCCAAGTCATGGGTACGTAGAACACGACGAATTTCCGGAAAAGCTGAAGCCACGACCGGCAATCTTGCCTGAACATACTCAAACAGCTTATTTGAGTCAGTGGTAAAATGATTAAAGCAGGTATTCTCGATGGGTTGCACACCAATGTCAGCTGAAGCGGAGTATTCCGGCAGGTCCGCAAGGCTGACTGTTGGTATAAACAGAACGCGATGTGCGAGTTCTAGCTCATCGGCCAGCTTCCTCAGTGGCGCCTCAAGACGGCCACCCCCAATAAAAACGAAATAGGCACCGGGAACATTCGCAGCTACCCGCACTAACCGTTCCAGCCCACGGCCCTGTTGCAAGCCACCTTGGTACACCACAACAGGCCAAGGTTCGTGCAACCCCAGCTCATCTTTAATGCGTTGCGAGCGGGCAACGTGGGATAACCGCGGCCGGTTCTGCAACACTACCGGCCGTGCTATGCCATAGGCTCTAGCAAAGAATTTAGCGCGCATATCAGTTGTAGTGATGCAGCCATGCGCCCTGGGCATCAGAAACCGTTCAACACAAGAGACCAAGGTACGAACACCGGTGTAACCTTCCCGACTGGAGCTGATCTCGTGAGCGTCATAAACTAGCTTGGCACGACTCACCTTCGCAGCTAGCCACGCGGTAGGCAAGGTATTCACATCATGGGCATGAATCACATCTGCCCGAGAGAAAGCTAAGCGTCGGAACATCGAAAGATGAGCCCAAACACGGGACAACACTTGAACCACCAACGACTGTCGCTGAGCGTCTGCTACGGATTGACCTGACTTATTTTTAAAAGGACTCAAGGACACTCGACGCACCTCGATACCATCATCCAAATACTCTTTCTGAGCCGTTTTACCCGGCACATGCACCGCATGCACGACGACGCTGTAGCCTACCGCCTGAAGCGTTTGAGCCTCTTTTAACACCCGAGCATCATTGCAGAAGTCATTCCATACCAACATATGCACAGAAAAACGTCTAGATTGGACCGTGTTGCCCATAAATTATCTATCCAATTAAACATGAACGACCGGCGTGGTCGACGGTAACTATAGGTGCGGCTTGAGAGCACAAGACACGCCTGAAACGGGGCCAGATCTGTGATGCGCAAAACATCGAGAATCAATCAAACAAATCTAAAGTGTCCAAACTAGACAGCCCGAACTACAAAGACAACGAAAGCGAAATACGTTGAATGATTAGATCTACGCATTCATCAGTGCTCAAACACGAAGTGTCGACTCGTCAGTCTGGCGCCACAGGCACCTCATAAGTCATATCAACGCCAGTGAAATCCACCAACTTTCCAGCTCTAGCCTTCGCATAAAGGCCCTTCACATCGCGCCGCTCGCACTCAGCAAGAGACGTGGAAACGTGAACCTCAAGAAACCTATCTTCCCCAATAATTTGTTTAGCTATTTCTCGATCACGAAAAAAAGGTGAGATCAGGGAGCAAATCGATACGAGCCCAGCATTATTTAACAGTTTGGCGACTTCAGCGACACGACGGATATTTTCACTGCGTGCGCCTGCTGAAAAATCTAGTTCAGCACACAACCCATGCCTGACATTGTCGCCATCAAGAACAAAAGCAGCGTGCTTATCCGCGACCAAGCGTTGCTCTAGCGCGAAGGCGAGAGTTGACTTACCTGCACCGCTCAACCCGGTGAACCAAATGGTCATAGGCCGCTGCTGCTGTAGCCGGCAGCGCTCATCAAATGACAGATCACTGCCATGCCAACGTATATTACTCGACACTCCTCACCTCACCCTGATGCATTATGCTTGGTCTGCCACTGCTCTAATGCAGCGTTAAAGTCCCCTTGGGCGCCAACTCGCTCCCAGAGCTCGGCAAAATCAGACGACGCACGCTCAAGCGCAAAATTCATCTTGTGAGTTTTGTTCCTGAGGAATAACTGAATATTCGAGTTGACCGTCTCACAGTAATCCACGCAAAAGTCCAGATGTTCAACATCTGCACTTTTCTTGGCCGCCCCCATAAGAATTGCACTCTTATAGGCGTTCATGATCCCTGCGTCATAACGCTTCAAAAATGAACGCGCGGCGGCCATTTTGTCGCGCGCGAGATGCACATAAAACGCATCATCTCCGTAAGCTTTGTCGAGCCGCCCAAGCACCCATGAAAGGCGATTATCCGCCTCGATATGGCCCGGAGGATAAGCAAAACGGGCAGCCCCAACCGCATGACTAAGACTTTCATGTGCGGAGGAGTAATTAGTTATATGGCGGGATGCCTCAATAAAGGTTACAGACCCGCAACGCCCAGTACACAACACAAATACATTACGCAACGTCCACCTCTCTGTACCCAAAATTATCATTGTAAACTTTCAGCATAGGACGCATTAATCCCGGGAAAAAGCTCCACAGCACCCCGGTAATCCTGCTGTTTACAACGCGTTTCAAACGCAAAAAGAAGCGCCACGAGCTTTAACTGCGCAAGCTTAACCTGGGTCATATCCGAACGCTGAGTAACCGCCGAAGCGTGTGCCTCAGGCAGTAACTTCATAGCCCGGTCATCTACAGGCCAGCCGCTGCCCACAGGCTCAAGTGACCACCGTCCCCAGTGGCATAAATAAGCTCGTTCTTCATCATCGAGCATCACCAGCCCGCGGCGAATATCAGGATTTACGTAAACCATCGGCAGACCGCTGATCATTTCTCGAATTGAATCGAAGCTTTGCTCAAAGCAACTCAACGCTTCGAATTGAGCAGGAGTGTCCAAAATACAGCGTAGGCGTTTTAGCACATCCCGTTCTACACGCTGATCGAGGCTTGGCTTTGAGCGTCGATAAAGTGCTTTCAATTGCGAGCTTGGCTCACAGGCGAGCAACGCACTGCGTACTAAATCGCAACTAACAACCCACTTCTTGCTTAAGTCTTGCTGGGCATTACCCAAAGCAAAAACGTGGCAATGAAACTGATTTCTGACATCCGTAACACCCACAAGCTCGAGGCTCGGCAAGCCCGCTTGGTCGATAAGCAATGAAGCTTCATGCGTGGCTACCACACTACGGTTATGCTCAAAGAGCTTAACCATAAAACAGCATTCCTCATCGCCCTCAGCAGCGCTAACGCGATAAGCAACGACGTCGACCACTCCCAACTGCAGCCAAATCGACGCTTTAATCTGCAAAGTGCGACCTGTCACTTCAGTCAATGCTTGAGCCAACCACTGATCACGCGAAGCGGGCTCAACCAGAGACCAAAGGCCCTCAATTCCATGCCGCGGAGCATCAATCAAGCGATGACCATGGAAAAATAAGGCCGACAGTTGTCGACGTTTATCAACCAGCGCAATAAGGGCATTGACAACGTTAACAACGTGTTTAAACAACTGCCTCAGCAACAGTAAACAGAGAACAGCAATCAGCACAC of Pseudomonas pohangensis contains these proteins:
- the ppa gene encoding inorganic diphosphatase; the encoded protein is MSYSKIPAGKDLPNDIYVAIEIPANHQPIKYEIDHDTDCLMVDRFMATPMFYPANYGFIPHTLADDGDPLDVLVVTPYPVAPGSVIRARPIGVLHMTDEAGGDAKLIAVPHDKLSQLYVDVKEYTDLPPLLLEQIKHFFEHYKDLEKGKWVKVEGWGNADAARAEITKSVAAYQK
- a CDS encoding glycosyltransferase family 4 protein, translating into MGNTVQSRRFSVHMLVWNDFCNDARVLKEAQTLQAVGYSVVVHAVHVPGKTAQKEYLDDGIEVRRVSLSPFKNKSGQSVADAQRQSLVVQVLSRVWAHLSMFRRLAFSRADVIHAHDVNTLPTAWLAAKVSRAKLVYDAHEISSSREGYTGVRTLVSCVERFLMPRAHGCITTTDMRAKFFARAYGIARPVVLQNRPRLSHVARSQRIKDELGLHEPWPVVVYQGGLQQGRGLERLVRVAANVPGAYFVFIGGGRLEAPLRKLADELELAHRVLFIPTVSLADLPEYSASADIGVQPIENTCFNHFTTDSNKLFEYVQARLPVVASAFPEIRRVLRTHDLGILVPAGNCEALEAALRELVVDETERRYYSARAQQAAAALSWESQEFVLIGLYDQILR
- a CDS encoding glycosyltransferase family 4 protein gives rise to the protein MIRRILVLTFFYPPDLAAGSFRASALVKALQEVGGSNLHIDVLTTQPNRYQQHADKTSSIEAGDGLWIRRISLPKYRNGFFNQAVAFIRYARKASRLASEAEYDLVVATSSRLMTAALGRLIAYRQGAKLYLDIRDIFVESISGLFESPLSNIFTAFFSALERWTVSRADKVNLVSKGFLNYFKPKYPEQCFSIHSNGVDAKFVNLPLKALRSNDSPSPLQIFYAGNVGDGQGLHLIVPELAKQLKGRAYFRIVGAGGQLEALQEAVLVNGLDNVEIISPVARCQLVRMYRDADILFLHLNTLKAFERVLPSKLFEYAATGKPIWAGVGGYAAEFIDREISNAVTFTPCDALQAVQCLNGLCMESVERTSFVETYSRERIMRAMANDILQLLTRKQ
- the cysC gene encoding adenylyl-sulfate kinase, encoding MSSNIRWHGSDLSFDERCRLQQQRPMTIWFTGLSGAGKSTLAFALEQRLVADKHAAFVLDGDNVRHGLCAELDFSAGARSENIRRVAEVAKLLNNAGLVSICSLISPFFRDREIAKQIIGEDRFLEVHVSTSLAECERRDVKGLYAKARAGKLVDFTGVDMTYEVPVAPD
- the exaC gene encoding acetaldehyde dehydrogenase ExaC; this translates as MRYAQPGTPDAVVSFKSRYGNYIGGNFVAPVKGQYFNNTSPVNGQLIAEFPRSSAEDIELALDAAHAAADAWGKTPAQDRALVLLKIADRIEANLELLAVTETWDNGKAVRETLNADVPLAADHFRYFAGCIRAQEGSAAEINEHTAAYHFHEPLGVVGQIIPWNFPLLMAAWKLAPALAAGNCVVLKPAEQTPLSITVFAELINDLLPPGVLNIVQGFGREAGEALATSKRIAKIAFTGSTPVGSHILKCAAENIIPSTVELGGKSPNIFFEDIMQAEPSFIEKAAEGLVLAFFNQGEVCTCPSRALVQESIYPAFMAEVMKKVAKIKRGDPLDTDTMVGAQASEQQFDKILGYLEIAKQEGAELLTGGAIEKLEGNLATGYYIQPTLLKGNNRMRVFQEEIFGPVVSITTFKDEAEALAIANDTEFGLGAGVWTRDINRAYRMGRAIKAGRVWTNCYHLYPAHAAFGGYKKSGVGRETHKMMLDHYQQTKNLLVSYDINPLGFF